In Terriglobus sp. TAA 43, a single window of DNA contains:
- a CDS encoding arylsulfatase → MDRRTFLSLSGATLLHGPLAEGEAPQSATTLAIKPYRPSSKVNIVMLMADQHRWDCMGAYGNKAIHTPNMDRIAREGVVFENAYSSTPSCTPARSALMTGRSPWGHGMLGYGTIATNPYPTEKAAAMAKAGYYTTSVGKNHYYPITNPHGYHHLVSDEHCSYWFHKGEGKHAQSAEPRCDYESWFWSQMPDKDPHATGLGWNDRSSKSFAYPEEMHATHWTGETAVRFLQQYERDEPFFLKVSFIRPHSPYDAPERFFRMYERDLPKAAVGDWAKKYEPHASERDDLWHGKFSDAEIHNSRQGYYAGVSFVDEQIGRILRVLEQRGMLDNTMIVYFSDHGDMLGDHNMWRKSYAYESSAHIPMLVRPAKSQQLHVAGRRMSQVVEIRDLLPTFLDAAGAAIPEDVEGKSLLGLLRGENEWREYLDLEHAITYDPSNHWTALTDGKWKYIFHCYDGTEQLFHLAEDRAELHDLSAAAAHAERLAMWRARMVKHLEVRGPHWVEDGKPAIRKGNDLYSPNFPGYSKEIPLLSWVG, encoded by the coding sequence ATGGATCGCCGAACGTTTTTGTCGTTGAGTGGAGCGACTCTGCTGCACGGGCCGCTTGCGGAAGGTGAAGCGCCGCAGAGCGCTACAACGCTGGCGATCAAGCCGTATCGTCCATCGAGCAAAGTGAACATCGTCATGCTGATGGCGGACCAGCATCGTTGGGATTGCATGGGTGCGTATGGCAACAAGGCCATTCACACGCCCAACATGGATCGCATTGCACGCGAAGGAGTGGTATTTGAGAACGCGTATTCATCTACGCCAAGCTGCACGCCCGCACGCAGCGCGTTGATGACGGGCCGCAGTCCGTGGGGACACGGAATGCTTGGCTACGGCACCATCGCTACAAATCCGTATCCGACAGAGAAGGCAGCGGCCATGGCGAAGGCGGGGTATTACACCACGTCCGTCGGCAAGAATCACTACTATCCCATAACGAATCCGCATGGCTATCACCACCTGGTGAGTGATGAACATTGCAGTTACTGGTTTCACAAAGGCGAAGGAAAACATGCGCAGTCTGCGGAGCCGCGTTGCGATTATGAGTCGTGGTTCTGGTCGCAGATGCCGGACAAAGACCCGCATGCAACGGGGCTGGGATGGAATGATCGCAGCAGCAAATCGTTTGCCTATCCCGAAGAGATGCACGCGACGCATTGGACTGGTGAGACGGCAGTGCGTTTTCTACAACAGTATGAGCGCGACGAGCCGTTCTTTCTGAAGGTGTCGTTCATTCGGCCGCATAGTCCGTATGACGCGCCGGAACGATTCTTCCGCATGTATGAGCGTGATCTTCCAAAGGCTGCTGTGGGCGATTGGGCGAAGAAGTATGAGCCACACGCCAGCGAGCGCGATGATCTGTGGCATGGCAAGTTCAGTGATGCAGAGATTCATAACTCACGGCAGGGATACTACGCCGGTGTGAGTTTTGTGGATGAGCAGATTGGTCGCATTCTGCGCGTATTGGAGCAGCGCGGCATGTTGGACAACACCATGATTGTGTACTTCAGCGACCATGGCGACATGTTGGGTGATCACAATATGTGGCGCAAGTCGTATGCGTATGAATCGTCCGCGCACATTCCCATGCTGGTACGGCCTGCGAAGTCACAGCAGTTGCATGTTGCCGGGAGGCGTATGTCGCAAGTGGTGGAGATTCGCGATCTGCTACCAACATTTCTGGATGCGGCTGGAGCGGCGATCCCTGAAGATGTGGAGGGCAAGAGCCTGCTTGGATTGCTACGCGGTGAGAACGAGTGGCGCGAGTACCTTGATCTGGAACATGCCATTACGTATGACCCCAGCAACCACTGGACGGCTTTGACCGATGGAAAATGGAAGTACATCTTCCATTGCTATGACGGCACGGAGCAGTTGTTTCATCTGGCGGAGGATCGCGCCGAGTTACATGATCTGTCTGCGGCGGCTGCACATGCGGAGAGGCTGGCAATGTGGCGTGCGCGCATGGTGAAGCATCTTGAGGTGCGCGGACCGCATTGGGTGGAGGACGGGAAGCCAGCGATTCGTAAAGGGAATGATCTTTACTCGCCGAACTTCCCGGGTTATTCGAAGGAGATTCCGCTGCTTAGTTGGGTAGGGTAA
- a CDS encoding copper homeostasis protein CutC, whose protein sequence is MQRELEICAETLQACEAANAGGADRIELCAALSEGGVTAGVGFLREAIAASKIPVHALVRPRSGNFVYSAAEFRMACADAEMALSLGAAGIVIGTLTTDGAVDVAQTTELIRIANGRPVTFHRAFDLARDLHKSLRVVIDLGCNRVLTSGGEPTVMEGLEMLIELTEIADGRIRIAAGGGVSLQNAALLAQVPGLDLHGSFRRKPKTEDVRDVLWQQGEARVEAEDVRLVAELMHHA, encoded by the coding sequence TTGCAACGAGAACTGGAAATATGTGCGGAGACACTGCAGGCATGTGAAGCAGCAAATGCCGGTGGCGCCGATCGCATTGAACTGTGCGCCGCCCTCAGTGAGGGCGGCGTTACTGCTGGTGTTGGATTTCTGCGTGAGGCGATTGCAGCTTCAAAGATTCCAGTACATGCATTGGTGCGTCCGCGCAGTGGCAACTTTGTGTATTCCGCTGCGGAATTTCGTATGGCATGTGCGGATGCGGAGATGGCGTTGTCGCTGGGCGCTGCCGGGATTGTTATTGGCACGTTGACTACGGATGGTGCTGTCGATGTGGCGCAGACAACGGAGTTGATTCGCATTGCGAATGGGCGTCCGGTTACGTTTCATCGCGCGTTTGATCTTGCTCGTGATCTGCACAAGTCGTTGCGTGTGGTCATCGATCTTGGGTGCAATCGGGTGCTTACATCCGGTGGTGAGCCGACTGTGATGGAGGGCCTGGAGATGTTGATTGAGTTAACCGAGATTGCAGACGGACGGATTCGCATCGCTGCAGGTGGTGGTGTGTCTCTGCAGAACGCTGCGCTGCTGGCGCAGGTTCCCGGGCTTGATTTGCATGGATCGTTTCGTCGTAAGCCGAAGACGGAAGATGTTCGGGATGTGTTGTGGCAACAGGGTGAGGCTCGCGTTGAGGCTGAGGATGTTCGCCTGGTGGCGGAGTTGATGCATCACGCGTGA